The following proteins are encoded in a genomic region of Cardinium endosymbiont of Culicoides punctatus:
- a CDS encoding ABC transporter ATP-binding protein, with the protein MLIAKELCKSYDQYMIINDVNLRINKGEMVAIMGPSGAGKTTLLYLLSSLEKPDSGFVEIDGIDLSKLQGKTLAEFRNKKVGFVFQFHNLLPEFTLFENICIPGYIGGCAKKEVEKKANELLCLLGIDHRNNHLPSEISGGERQRAAVARALINSPSIVFADEPSGSLDLKNASMLHEVFLHLCKSFKQTFVFVTHNQSLAAIADRICTLQDGVIQSP; encoded by the coding sequence ATGCTTATAGCTAAAGAACTTTGTAAGTCTTATGACCAATATATGATCATTAATGACGTTAATCTGCGTATTAACAAGGGAGAAATGGTGGCCATTATGGGACCATCTGGTGCTGGAAAGACTACCTTACTATACCTTCTATCCTCATTAGAAAAGCCAGACAGTGGTTTTGTGGAAATAGATGGGATTGACCTTTCCAAGCTACAAGGAAAGACATTAGCCGAATTTCGGAATAAAAAAGTAGGATTTGTATTCCAATTTCATAATCTTTTGCCAGAATTTACCCTATTTGAGAATATTTGTATACCTGGGTATATTGGAGGATGCGCAAAAAAAGAAGTAGAAAAAAAGGCAAATGAATTGTTATGCCTACTAGGAATTGATCACCGCAATAATCATTTACCATCAGAAATTTCAGGGGGAGAACGACAACGTGCAGCTGTAGCTAGGGCATTAATTAATAGCCCATCTATTGTTTTTGCTGATGAACCAAGTGGTAGCCTTGATTTAAAAAATGCATCTATGCTGCATGAAGTCTTTTTACATTTGTGCAAATCCTTCAAACAGACGTTTGTTTTTGTAACGCACAACCAATCTCTTGCAGCCATTGCAGATAGAATCTGCACACTCCAGGATGGAGTAATACAATCACCATAA
- the holA gene encoding DNA polymerase III subunit delta produces the protein MSQSAERVLQELQKGIFHPVYFVQGEETYYIDAITEYAENQILHLEEKGFNLTVVYGKECNMATLLTQVRRFPMGAARQVVIVKEAQEMADLKNATGQQLLLNYLEHIQPATLLIFSHKYKTIDGRSTFSKALEKKTVFVNCKKLSDHQLPTFIKSFVKKLQLTITEKAAWMTQEFIGNNLNRITNELQKLSISLPAGSTITDEIVERYIGLQRPFNVFELQKAVMQKNYAKSYQIISICSLNIKEHTALPIVTVLYNLFSKLLILHQTKEASPTKLAQQIEVNPYFVQGYLDATKKYSLQQTLQNMTYIHQADLQLKGINCNMNDFQVMQELVFKLMHE, from the coding sequence ATGAGTCAATCCGCTGAACGTGTTTTACAAGAGTTACAAAAAGGTATTTTTCATCCCGTGTATTTCGTCCAAGGAGAGGAAACTTACTATATAGATGCTATTACGGAATATGCGGAAAACCAAATACTGCATCTAGAAGAGAAGGGCTTTAACCTAACAGTTGTTTATGGGAAAGAATGTAATATGGCCACTTTATTAACCCAAGTACGTCGCTTTCCTATGGGGGCAGCAAGGCAAGTGGTCATTGTCAAAGAGGCACAAGAAATGGCAGATTTAAAAAATGCTACTGGTCAACAGCTATTACTAAATTATTTAGAACACATCCAACCGGCAACTTTATTGATATTTTCACATAAATATAAAACTATAGATGGACGTAGTACTTTTAGCAAAGCATTAGAGAAGAAAACCGTTTTTGTAAACTGTAAAAAACTAAGTGACCACCAGTTACCTACTTTTATTAAATCTTTTGTAAAGAAGTTGCAGCTGACTATAACAGAAAAAGCAGCCTGGATGACCCAAGAATTCATTGGAAATAACCTGAATAGAATCACCAATGAACTCCAAAAACTAAGCATTAGTCTCCCTGCTGGTAGCACCATCACTGATGAAATTGTAGAAAGATATATAGGCTTACAGAGGCCTTTTAATGTATTTGAATTGCAAAAAGCCGTTATGCAAAAAAACTATGCAAAAAGCTACCAGATTATTAGCATTTGTTCATTAAATATAAAGGAACACACTGCATTACCCATCGTCACCGTTTTATATAACCTCTTCTCGAAATTACTCATCTTACACCAAACAAAAGAAGCTTCCCCAACTAAACTGGCTCAACAAATTGAAGTCAATCCCTATTTTGTACAAGGATACCTAGATGCTACTAAAAAGTATAGCTTACAACAAACCCTTCAAAATATGACCTATATTCATCAGGCTGATTTACAACTAAAAGGAATTAACTGTAATATGAATGATTTCCAAGTTATGCAAGAGCTGGTTTTTAAACTCATGCATGAATAA
- the accB gene encoding acetyl-CoA carboxylase biotin carboxyl carrier protein codes for MKTTEIQELIEFITQSGLEEVSIETEAIKIHIKRSIPVPQYITSSTPTSLLPSVPNVPIVSVDTHPTTMGADHIGEANYITIKSPMVGTFYRSPNPDAPPFVQVGDSITKGTKLCIIEAMKLYNEIEAEINGKIVKVLLDDISPVEYDQPLFLVDPA; via the coding sequence ATGAAAACAACAGAAATTCAAGAGTTAATTGAGTTTATTACCCAATCAGGATTAGAAGAAGTTAGTATTGAAACAGAGGCCATTAAAATTCATATTAAAAGAAGCATACCAGTTCCTCAATACATAACCTCTTCTACGCCTACTAGCCTTCTTCCTTCTGTTCCTAATGTACCAATAGTTTCTGTTGATACTCATCCAACTACAATGGGAGCAGACCATATTGGTGAAGCAAATTATATAACCATTAAATCACCAATGGTGGGCACATTTTATAGATCTCCCAACCCTGATGCGCCCCCTTTTGTACAAGTAGGAGATAGTATTACAAAGGGCACAAAGCTCTGCATCATAGAAGCTATGAAACTATATAATGAAATAGAAGCAGAGATCAATGGCAAAATTGTTAAAGTATTACTCGATGATATTTCTCCTGTGGAATATGATCAACCTCTTTTCCTTGTTGATCCTGCTTAG
- the accC gene encoding acetyl-CoA carboxylase biotin carboxylase subunit, whose protein sequence is MFQKILIANRGEIALSIIRTCKEMGIKTVAVYSTADRDSLHVRFADEAVCIGPPSSSLSYLSIPSIIAAAEVTNSNAIHPGYGFLAENEKFSSSCEEYGIKFIGPSSTVISKMGDKSTAKESMRSAGVPTVPGSDGLLESVEEGIRLAHEIGFPVLLKATAGGGGKGIKLVYTPDAFQQKWTEAKKEAFASFGNDGLYLEKYIEDPRHVEIQIVADQYGKVIHLSERDCSIQRRHQKLVEEAPSPFITDELRKKMTEAAIKGVSFIGYEGVGTVEFLVDKHRNFYFMEMNTRIQVEYPVTEAVTGFDILRTQIEIAAGKPLDVSSVYPHEHAIEVRINAEDPFNNFRPSPGKITQLHLPGGQGVTIASHIYAGYVVPSNYDAMLAKLIVRAATRIDAIAKMKRALEEFIVEGIQTTIPFHLALMDNEAFRQGNFTTQFLETFDFSQLKHPD, encoded by the coding sequence ATGTTTCAAAAAATATTAATTGCAAATCGTGGAGAGATTGCCCTAAGTATCATTCGCACTTGCAAAGAAATGGGTATTAAGACTGTTGCCGTATATTCTACCGCTGATAGGGATAGCCTCCATGTGCGTTTTGCAGATGAGGCAGTCTGTATTGGTCCACCCTCTAGTAGTTTATCTTATTTATCTATTCCATCTATTATTGCAGCTGCTGAGGTCACCAATAGCAATGCGATTCACCCAGGATATGGTTTTTTAGCTGAAAATGAAAAATTTTCAAGTTCTTGTGAAGAGTATGGCATCAAATTTATAGGTCCTTCTTCGACCGTAATTAGTAAGATGGGAGACAAATCTACTGCTAAAGAAAGCATGCGATCTGCCGGCGTACCTACTGTTCCAGGATCTGATGGGCTGCTAGAGTCTGTTGAAGAAGGTATTCGCTTAGCCCATGAAATAGGCTTCCCTGTTTTGCTTAAAGCAACTGCAGGGGGTGGAGGAAAAGGCATTAAGTTGGTTTATACACCTGATGCATTTCAACAAAAATGGACAGAGGCTAAAAAAGAAGCTTTTGCCTCCTTTGGTAACGATGGCCTTTACCTAGAAAAATACATTGAAGATCCACGTCATGTTGAGATTCAAATCGTTGCAGACCAATATGGAAAAGTAATACACTTATCTGAGCGTGATTGCTCTATTCAACGCAGACATCAGAAATTGGTAGAGGAAGCTCCATCTCCGTTTATAACGGATGAACTACGCAAAAAAATGACAGAAGCAGCTATAAAAGGAGTAAGCTTTATAGGCTATGAAGGCGTAGGTACTGTGGAGTTTTTGGTAGATAAACATCGAAACTTCTACTTTATGGAAATGAATACCCGCATTCAAGTAGAGTATCCTGTTACAGAAGCTGTTACTGGTTTTGATATACTGAGAACCCAAATTGAAATAGCCGCCGGTAAGCCATTAGATGTTTCTAGTGTTTATCCCCATGAACATGCTATAGAAGTTCGTATTAATGCAGAAGATCCCTTTAATAATTTTCGGCCATCTCCTGGAAAAATTACCCAACTCCATCTTCCAGGAGGACAAGGTGTGACTATTGCTAGTCATATTTATGCTGGTTATGTGGTTCCTTCTAATTACGATGCCATGCTTGCAAAACTTATTGTCCGCGCAGCTACACGTATAGATGCTATTGCCAAAATGAAAAGAGCACTAGAAGAATTTATCGTAGAAGGTATTCAAACAACTATACCTTTCCATCTTGCTTTAATGGATAATGAAGCATTTCGACAAGGAAACTTTACCACGCAATTCTTAGAGACTTTCGATTTTTCACAGCTTAAGCATCCAGACTAG
- the efp gene encoding elongation factor P → MANTSDIKNGLCIVLNNDIYTVLEFLHVKPGKGAAFVRTKLKSLTKDKQIDHTFNAGVKINVVRVERRPYQFLYKDGTGYNFMHTETFEQIAIEQSLINTPQFLKEGQHVEVLYYTDENIVLSCELPVSVTLQINYTEPGIKGDTATKSLKPATLETGVEIRVPLFINSDDFVKIDTRTGLYVERVTEQKK, encoded by the coding sequence ATGGCAAATACAAGCGATATTAAAAACGGCCTCTGTATAGTATTAAACAATGACATTTATACTGTTTTAGAATTCCTACATGTAAAACCAGGTAAGGGCGCTGCCTTTGTTAGAACAAAGTTGAAAAGCTTAACAAAAGATAAACAAATTGATCATACATTTAATGCTGGAGTCAAAATAAATGTAGTTCGTGTAGAACGTAGGCCATATCAATTTCTTTATAAAGATGGTACAGGCTATAACTTTATGCATACGGAAACATTCGAACAAATTGCTATTGAACAATCATTGATCAATACCCCACAGTTCTTAAAAGAAGGTCAACATGTAGAAGTTTTGTACTATACGGATGAAAATATTGTACTAAGTTGTGAACTACCTGTATCTGTCACATTACAGATTAATTATACAGAACCAGGTATTAAAGGTGATACAGCCACTAAGTCACTCAAACCAGCAACCCTAGAAACAGGTGTAGAAATTAGAGTGCCTTTGTTTATAAACAGTGATGATTTTGTCAAAATAGATACCCGTACAGGACTCTATGTAGAACGTGTAACTGAACAAAAAAAGTAA
- the typA gene encoding translational GTPase TypA, translating to MQPLRNIAIIAHVDHGKTTLLDNLLKQSGTFKAHQEVAERVMDSNDLEKERGITIVAKCTSLIWEDTRINIVDTPGHADFGGEVERILSMVDGVVLLVDAAEGTMPQTKFVLGKALKLGLRPIVLVNKIDRSDARPREVEDEILELFMALDATEEQLDFPIAYASGRSGWASRTLDGERKDLSPLFSLILEHVPTPKVDLTADFSMLISAREYDPYLGRMLTGRIFTGSLKVQQAVKVLNKDNGLVENGKIVKIMAFRGMERVPIEEAHAGDIVAIAGMQSANVADTICAPTLMQALPALPIDPPTLAINFSVNDSPLAGTEGKKVTFNAIRDRLMRELESNVSIQVTESERKDSFEVAGRGELQLGVLIETMRREGFELSISRPRVLIKQGTNGEKLEPLEEIQIEVDDEFTGAVIESMSLRKAEIKDMRPTGGGKTRITFIGPSRGLIGYYGNFLTETRGTGVMNRTFHSYSTYRGAISGRRNGVLISMGSGDAVAYALGNLTDRGKMFIAPGEKVYGGMIVGEHNRDNDLEVNILKGKQLTNMRASSSDETIRLSPPIVMTLEEAIAYIKDDERVEVTPQSIRLRKVFLDPNERKRAAKSQS from the coding sequence ATGCAACCATTACGTAATATTGCAATTATAGCACACGTTGACCACGGGAAAACAACATTATTAGACAACTTGTTAAAACAAAGTGGCACATTTAAAGCACACCAAGAAGTAGCTGAGCGTGTCATGGATTCAAATGATTTAGAAAAAGAACGTGGTATTACTATTGTTGCTAAATGCACTTCATTAATCTGGGAAGACACCCGCATCAATATTGTTGATACTCCCGGACACGCCGATTTTGGTGGAGAAGTAGAAAGAATTTTAAGTATGGTAGATGGTGTTGTCTTATTAGTTGATGCGGCAGAAGGGACCATGCCCCAAACTAAATTTGTTTTAGGCAAAGCGCTTAAACTAGGATTGCGTCCTATTGTTTTGGTGAATAAAATTGATCGATCAGATGCTAGACCGAGAGAGGTTGAAGATGAGATTTTAGAGCTTTTTATGGCACTTGATGCTACAGAAGAGCAGCTAGATTTTCCCATTGCCTATGCTTCTGGAAGGTCTGGATGGGCTAGTAGAACATTAGATGGAGAACGTAAAGATCTATCCCCTTTATTTAGTCTTATTCTAGAACATGTACCTACCCCTAAAGTAGATCTAACTGCAGATTTTTCTATGCTTATATCCGCTAGAGAATATGACCCTTATCTAGGCCGTATGCTTACAGGGCGGATCTTTACAGGGAGTCTCAAGGTACAACAAGCGGTAAAAGTACTCAATAAAGACAACGGATTGGTAGAAAATGGGAAAATTGTAAAAATTATGGCTTTTCGAGGTATGGAGCGTGTACCAATCGAAGAAGCGCATGCTGGTGACATTGTAGCCATTGCAGGAATGCAATCTGCTAACGTAGCTGATACCATTTGTGCACCTACACTTATGCAAGCCTTGCCTGCATTGCCGATAGATCCTCCTACGCTAGCTATAAACTTTTCAGTAAATGACTCCCCTTTAGCAGGAACGGAAGGGAAGAAGGTAACCTTTAATGCTATACGAGACCGGCTTATGCGTGAATTAGAATCAAATGTATCCATTCAGGTAACAGAAAGTGAGCGCAAAGATTCTTTTGAAGTAGCTGGTCGTGGTGAATTACAGTTAGGAGTCCTCATAGAAACTATGCGGAGAGAGGGATTTGAGTTGTCTATTAGCAGACCACGTGTATTAATAAAGCAGGGTACTAATGGAGAAAAATTAGAACCTTTAGAAGAAATTCAAATAGAAGTAGATGACGAATTCACAGGTGCAGTCATTGAATCTATGAGTTTAAGGAAGGCCGAAATAAAAGATATGCGACCAACAGGAGGTGGCAAAACACGAATCACTTTTATAGGCCCATCACGTGGTTTAATTGGGTATTATGGTAATTTTCTTACTGAAACCCGTGGAACTGGTGTTATGAATAGGACCTTCCATAGCTACAGTACGTACCGTGGTGCCATTTCTGGAAGACGCAATGGCGTATTAATCTCAATGGGATCTGGTGATGCGGTAGCCTATGCGCTAGGAAACTTAACAGATCGAGGTAAGATGTTTATTGCTCCCGGAGAAAAGGTTTATGGCGGCATGATTGTAGGAGAACACAACAGAGATAATGATTTAGAAGTAAACATACTCAAAGGAAAGCAACTTACTAATATGCGTGCATCTAGCTCTGATGAAACCATTCGACTAAGCCCTCCTATTGTGATGACACTAGAAGAAGCTATTGCTTATATCAAAGATGATGAGCGGGTAGAAGTCACACCACAATCAATTAGACTCCGAAAGGTTTTTTTAGATCCCAATGAGAGAAAAAGGGCTGCAAAATCTCAAAGCTAA
- a CDS encoding tetratricopeptide repeat protein has translation MKQLIRFSILIIALSIIAPHQGYAAHHFGNQENEILFDEGIWLFRQQKYSAAQKNFEIYLASSGKKYRKEEAAYYFALAALENKDPYIETFLQHFIKNYPNHTQIEPMRYRLAKYFFTKGIFDKSLSIYQSVKPEQLALQDRIALPYDLANTYLKLKNWLKAKECFSNITDKNNPYYYKAQFQIAVIALEEGDYDHALQALQESSKHPNNLAESRSLILKVYHQTKAFEPLLTYAKHFPKSSFSSEDQLLIADAHFFLEQYQEAIMYYQPYLNTNKLDRGSTTKLGHALYATQQYPQALACLKQLYDIEDGPGQVAIYYIGLIYEKNGMFQEAIEAFSTTERLPFDSDIRDAACIKRAGIRYQQGLVSEVLHDMKIFITDHPDSKKLSVAQTLLVQCYYKTKAYQQALDYIATLPYKNEKILNLYQKVLFYQGLTSYNNGKLDEAVAYFKQSLLFPFKVSLIAQAQFWLAETFSALEKHNKALKFYVKLQQHSNLHSLYHQKMIYGLAYAYFNTGDYTTAAQNFKTYISVTQQQPSAAYYDAMLRLGDCFYVKKNYAKALEIYENAYQYNPACVRYQEALIYGLLGENLRAEQCLQEVIRDHVQTQYYEKALYHEACTIFNAGNYDHAIQKFSYLMQVKPTSSLQPDLLMKRALAYENLKKYDKATLDYVAILEQYPTHLNTENALIALSNLFAMQGTPEKMEVYLKQHDGIAQHIAIDSDKRIMEVSRKLFYTQEYDKVIKQLISFSEKYPDSQFLTESYFFIAESYYRLQKNTQAMHYYRKVTAASVSNFHVKAWLRMADMAYKNNRLQEALIGYQKLQKMQLSNREYERALMGLIRSSFKLKKYQITTATCLQLLNNPKEASVEMLQETALYLGKIALKREEYKSARSHFLKANTPLHTPTAAEAQYLLAHVEFKLKAYKASLNALFELVEKFPCNKNYIDNAFLLMADNYIMLGNITQAKATLDSIIKQSKNKKNIEIAKKKKAKVLSSQPR, from the coding sequence ATGAAACAGTTAATACGTTTTTCTATTTTAATAATAGCCTTATCAATCATTGCACCTCATCAGGGATATGCTGCACATCACTTCGGTAATCAGGAAAATGAAATTCTTTTTGATGAGGGTATTTGGCTGTTTCGACAGCAGAAATATTCAGCAGCTCAGAAAAACTTTGAAATATATTTAGCCAGTAGTGGGAAAAAATATAGAAAAGAAGAGGCTGCCTATTATTTTGCCTTAGCAGCCTTAGAAAATAAAGATCCTTACATAGAAACATTTTTACAGCATTTTATAAAAAACTATCCCAACCATACGCAAATAGAACCAATGCGCTATCGCTTAGCAAAATACTTCTTTACAAAAGGTATTTTTGACAAAAGCCTGTCTATATATCAAAGCGTTAAGCCCGAACAATTAGCTCTACAAGATAGGATTGCATTGCCATATGACTTAGCCAATACCTATTTAAAATTAAAAAACTGGCTGAAAGCAAAAGAATGTTTTTCAAACATAACGGATAAAAATAACCCCTATTATTATAAAGCACAATTTCAAATTGCCGTTATTGCCCTCGAAGAAGGAGATTATGACCATGCACTCCAAGCACTTCAGGAGTCAAGTAAACACCCGAATAACCTGGCTGAATCTAGAAGCTTAATCCTAAAAGTATATCACCAAACAAAAGCGTTTGAACCATTACTTACTTATGCCAAGCATTTTCCAAAATCATCTTTTTCATCAGAAGATCAACTTCTTATTGCGGATGCCCACTTTTTTCTTGAGCAATATCAAGAAGCAATAATGTACTACCAACCATATCTCAATACCAATAAATTAGATAGAGGAAGCACCACGAAGCTTGGACATGCTCTATATGCAACACAACAATACCCACAAGCATTGGCTTGTCTGAAGCAATTGTACGATATAGAAGATGGACCTGGTCAAGTTGCCATCTACTATATTGGTTTGATTTATGAAAAAAATGGAATGTTCCAAGAGGCTATAGAAGCTTTTTCTACTACTGAGCGACTGCCTTTTGACTCCGATATACGTGATGCCGCCTGCATAAAACGCGCTGGTATCCGCTATCAACAAGGATTGGTTTCAGAAGTACTACATGATATGAAGATATTTATCACAGACCATCCAGACAGTAAAAAACTTTCAGTAGCTCAAACACTTCTTGTACAATGTTATTACAAAACAAAGGCGTATCAACAAGCACTAGACTATATAGCAACATTGCCTTATAAAAATGAAAAAATACTAAATTTATACCAAAAAGTACTTTTTTACCAAGGTCTAACATCATACAACAATGGGAAATTAGATGAAGCTGTAGCTTATTTTAAGCAATCTTTACTATTTCCTTTTAAGGTGTCTTTAATTGCACAAGCTCAATTTTGGTTAGCAGAAACTTTTTCAGCCCTTGAAAAACATAATAAGGCATTAAAGTTTTATGTAAAATTGCAACAGCACAGTAACTTACATAGTCTATATCATCAAAAGATGATATATGGTTTAGCATATGCCTATTTTAATACTGGAGATTATACAACTGCAGCCCAAAACTTTAAGACATATATATCTGTCACACAACAGCAACCTTCTGCTGCCTATTATGATGCTATGCTTCGGTTGGGTGATTGCTTTTATGTAAAGAAAAATTATGCAAAAGCCCTGGAAATTTATGAAAATGCTTACCAATACAATCCTGCCTGTGTGCGTTATCAAGAAGCATTAATCTATGGATTATTGGGGGAGAATCTTCGTGCTGAACAATGTCTCCAAGAGGTGATTCGTGACCACGTACAAACCCAATACTATGAAAAAGCACTTTACCATGAAGCCTGTACTATATTTAATGCAGGTAATTATGACCATGCTATTCAAAAATTTAGCTATCTCATGCAGGTTAAACCAACAAGTTCACTACAGCCAGACTTATTGATGAAGCGTGCACTAGCCTATGAGAACCTAAAAAAATATGACAAAGCTACTTTGGACTATGTAGCTATTTTGGAGCAATATCCAACCCATTTAAATACAGAAAATGCCCTTATAGCTTTATCTAACCTGTTTGCTATGCAAGGAACACCTGAAAAAATGGAAGTCTATCTAAAGCAACATGACGGCATAGCCCAACATATAGCCATTGACTCTGATAAACGTATTATGGAAGTTTCCAGAAAACTTTTCTATACGCAAGAATATGATAAAGTCATAAAGCAATTAATCTCTTTTTCTGAAAAATACCCTGATAGTCAATTTCTTACAGAGTCTTATTTCTTCATAGCAGAAAGTTACTATAGACTACAAAAAAATACCCAGGCTATGCATTACTATAGAAAAGTAACAGCTGCGAGTGTAAGTAATTTTCATGTAAAAGCATGGTTGAGAATGGCTGATATGGCTTACAAAAATAATAGACTTCAAGAAGCTTTGATCGGTTATCAAAAATTACAGAAAATGCAACTCAGCAATAGGGAATATGAAAGAGCTTTGATGGGCTTGATAAGGAGTAGTTTTAAATTAAAAAAATATCAAATTACCACAGCTACCTGTCTGCAGTTATTAAACAATCCCAAAGAAGCATCTGTAGAAATGCTGCAAGAGACTGCTCTTTATTTAGGAAAGATTGCCCTAAAACGTGAAGAATACAAAAGTGCTCGAAGCCATTTCTTAAAAGCCAATACACCTTTACATACCCCAACTGCTGCAGAAGCACAATACTTGCTAGCGCATGTAGAGTTTAAGTTAAAGGCTTACAAAGCCTCATTAAACGCATTATTTGAGCTTGTAGAAAAATTTCCATGCAATAAAAATTATATAGACAATGCCTTTCTCTTGATGGCAGACAATTACATAATGTTAGGAAACATTACGCAAGCAAAAGCAACATTAGACTCGATTATTAAGCAGTCTAAAAACAAAAAAAATATTGAAATCGCTAAGAAAAAAAAGGCAAAAGTTTTATCTAGTCAACCTCGATAG